The Carboxydothermus pertinax DNA window ATCTTTACTTTAGTAGAGAAAAAAGCGGGCAAAAAGATTGTATCTGTTCCGAAATTTGTGAAGTATACTGTAAAAGACCTTGCTTCAATCCCGGTGGGAGCAAAAGTGGTGGTCAAGTACGATGCCCAGGGAACTTTAAAGGAAGTAAAAGTGGTTGGTGGAATTGTTAATAAAAAAGAAATGCAGGATTTAATGAAGATGAAGCGGGATACGGCTAAAACAGTAGTAGCACTAAAAGCCAAGGTTCAGATAGAAATAAAAGCTAAGGTTCAAGCGGAAAAAGCCAATGGCAAGAGGAAAAAATAGGGTAAAAATTGGCAGTTGGAGATTTAGGATAAGTCGGTTTTTGATTAAGGCTGTTGATAAATGCTCAACAGCCTTTTAATTTTTATTGGCTAATTTTATGTTAAACAACTTGCATTAACGAGCGATTTTTGTTAACTTTTAAATAAAAATAGTTAACAATATATAATTTAACCTGTATTTATAACAGTAAAGAGGGAGGTATTGATATGTTTAACCGTATATTTGAATTAACCCAAAAAGTGCTGGCCGGCGGACAAATTAACCAATTCGAAGCTATAGAACTTGCGCAGGCTGAGGGAGCGGATATTCAGGTATTAGCAGCGATGGCGGCTAAGATCAGGGAAAAGTTTGTGGGGGATAAGGTGGATTTATGCTCAATAATCAGCGTAAAAACCGGTCGTTGTTCAGAAGACTGTGCCTTTTGTGCTCAATCGGCTCATCATCATACAGAAATTACACCCACTGAAATGCTCGATGAAGAAAAAATTTTAGCCAAGGCCAGGGCGATGGAAGCGGCCGGAGCCCATCGCTTTGATCTGGTAACGGCCGGTCTGGGAATGACCGAGGAGGACGAGGATTTTAAAAAAATTTTAGCTATTTATCAACGTTTACGTCAGGAAGTAAAGCTTAAATTATGCGCTTGCCTGGGCACATTAACCGAAAAAGCGGCCAGAATGTTGCATGAAGTGGGAGTTACAAGATATAATCACAATCTGGAAACAGCGCGAAGTTTTTTTAACAATATCGTTACAACTCATACTTATGATGAACGGATAGAAACCATTAAAAGGGTCAAAAAAGCCGGCATGGAAGTATGTTGTGGCGGTATTATCGGCATGGGAGAAACGATGGAACAGCGGATTGAGTTTGCTTTTACGCTAAAGGAATTGGATGTAGATGCCGTACCGATAAATGTGCTTAATCCAATTAAGGGGACAAAACTGGAAAACCGGCCGCTTTTATCGCCCCTGGAAGTTGTTAAGACTTTTGCCATTTTCCGCTTCATTTTACCGGATAAAAATATCAGGTATGCCGGTGGCCGGGAGGTAAATTTGCGGGATATGCAGGCTTTGGGATTAATGGCGGGATTAAACGGCATGTTAATCGGGCATTATTTAACCACTAAAGGCCGGGAAGTGGAAACAGATTTACAGATGATCAGAGATTTAGGTTTGAAAATTTAAGAGAAAAGGTTATAAAAAATTAGACCCTGCAATTTTGCTAAAAATGCAGGGTCTTTCAATTGCAACCGGTTCAAATAGCCTGCTTTTTAAATCTTCTCTATTTTCTTTTTAAGGAGTTTTTCTTTTATCTCATAAATCTTTTGGGCCAATTCCCGGGATTCGGCAAGAGTTAGTTCGCTTTGCAGTTTATTAAACTCCAAAGTAGCTTCTTCTAAAGTTTTATGGTGGAATGCGGCTAATTTTACTGCATCAGAAAAGACCCGAGCTGCTTTTTCTTCTCCTTCTCCCATTAAAAGCTTTTCTACGGCTTGATATGCCTCAATCGGAACTTTTGCCTTTTGGGCCAGGTCCTGGCGGGTGCTTTTTTCCGTTATCGTATGAAAATAAGCGGCTACCACCGGAACTAAGGGGGAAATTAAGAGTTTTTCG harbors:
- the bioB gene encoding biotin synthase BioB, whose amino-acid sequence is MFNRIFELTQKVLAGGQINQFEAIELAQAEGADIQVLAAMAAKIREKFVGDKVDLCSIISVKTGRCSEDCAFCAQSAHHHTEITPTEMLDEEKILAKARAMEAAGAHRFDLVTAGLGMTEEDEDFKKILAIYQRLRQEVKLKLCACLGTLTEKAARMLHEVGVTRYNHNLETARSFFNNIVTTHTYDERIETIKRVKKAGMEVCCGGIIGMGETMEQRIEFAFTLKELDVDAVPINVLNPIKGTKLENRPLLSPLEVVKTFAIFRFILPDKNIRYAGGREVNLRDMQALGLMAGLNGMLIGHYLTTKGREVETDLQMIRDLGLKI